In the Argiope bruennichi chromosome 8, qqArgBrue1.1, whole genome shotgun sequence genome, aagatgtctgtagagggaaaagaagataaatccgcactagatgttaatatggctaattttaataaacacagccctaagatatttcttcaaactctcaaagctaaagtggtatcggataataaacagaaaattgtgaggttactttttgattctgcatcacataaatcttacattttgaaaagtgtagctgaagaaatgaattatacacccgttcgatgtgaaaaattggtacattctctttttggtggcgttatcactaatgaatttaaacataattgttataaagtaaaattgagaaatttgattggaaatttcggctgtaattttgaagttctggatcaatctatcatttgtgacaatattagaccggtttttaaaggtccctggataaaagaattagaggaaaatcagattaatctaactgatattagcgatacttgtgaaggcattgatattctaattggagctgacgttatggggaaaatgttaactggcaaaagaaaagtcttatcTTCAGGTCTTGTCGCTGTAGAAACTTTCTTAGGATGGACCTTAATGGGTAAGGTACCACAGGAAGAATCTTCGGAAGAAAACCTTTCTTTAACAGTGCTgtccttatttgtaaatgaagctgaaatcacaaatttatggaaattagattcaatcggaatcaatgatcctgttgagaaaaaatctaagaacgagattgatcttcggaccaaggagcattttctagaaacggtaacaattaataaagatgGTCGATATGAGGTTTGTTTAACATGGTCTGATGATAAGTCACCTTTGCCCGACAACTTGGATTTGGCGAGGAAAAGGCTCGACTACACTACCTCAAAACCTATAGTTATGaatatgtatgagaaatatgaaaatattcttctaaattggtTAGATGAAGACATAATAGAGGAAGTTCCTACCAACGAAATGAACtcttatggtaattatttaccTCACCGTGCAGTGATAAAACTAAGCAGCAGCACTACTCCAATTCGTCCGGTGTTTGACGCTTCAGCGAGATTAGCAAATTATCCATCTTTGAATCAGTGCTTGGAATGTGATCCTAATCTCATTGAGcttattccaaatattcttcTTCGATTCAGAGAGGGACAGCTTGGCGTTATAGCTGACATCAGGAAAGCTTTTCTGCAAATTAGTATTCGTAAAGAGGATAGAGATTTCCTTCGGTTTTTGTGGTgggaaaatagagaagaaaagaaattgagagtTTTTCGTCACACAAGAGTTGTTTTTGGGGTAAAATGTAGCCCTTTTCTTTTAGCTTCAGTAATTGAGTAccatattcaaaaatgtgaaggatttgaaaaatctttgaagaaaagacTTTTGGAGATTTTCTACATTGATAATGTCGTTACTAGTGTCGACAGTAAAGACCAATTAGATCGATTCATTGACAATTCTAAAACCTTGATGGCAAAAGGTGGTTTTGATCTTAGAGAATGGGAATGGTCTGGCGACTGTGAAACTAATTCAAAGGAAGAAACTCAGGtattatttggaataagaaattagacactttgaaaattaacatgaaatggcTGGATGGCATTAATgtggaaaaagtaactaaaaggaGTATGTTATCTACAGTACATAAAGTATTTGATCCTTTTGGATTCACTGCACCAGTGATGCTCTGTCcaaaaataatgctacaaaaggCATGGACA is a window encoding:
- the LOC129981433 gene encoding uncharacterized protein LOC129981433 — protein: MYEKYENILLNWLDEDIIEEVPTNEMNSYGNYLPHRAVIKLSSSTTPIRPVFDASARLANYPSLNQCLECDPNLIELIPNILLRFREGQLGVIADIRKAFLQISIRKEDRDFLRFLWWENREEKKLRVFRHTRVVFGVKCSPFLLASVIEYHIQKCEGFEKSLKKRLLEIFYIDNVVTSVDSKDQLDRFIDNSKTLMAKGGFDLREWEWSGDCETNSKEETQVLFGIRN